Proteins from one Thermobifida alba genomic window:
- a CDS encoding ATP-binding protein has protein sequence MTGHSAQRSVKRTPGRETAPAPTLDATERAWWLPALRNGMPCWNSYPGTASYDSLLWSLSPNHGAVKIARDLVVATLRDWGMGRYASDVELVVSELVTNALRHADTGVDGMRENVIQLSAMRRGAELICAVRDGSDRMPQRREPDFMEETGRGLHLISCFSRNWGVVRTAVGGKFVWALFG, from the coding sequence GTGACCGGACATTCTGCCCAGAGGTCTGTCAAGAGGACGCCGGGACGGGAAACGGCGCCGGCGCCGACTCTCGACGCGACGGAACGCGCCTGGTGGCTTCCCGCCCTGCGCAACGGAATGCCGTGCTGGAACTCCTACCCCGGAACGGCCAGTTACGACAGCCTGCTGTGGAGCCTGAGCCCGAACCACGGCGCGGTGAAGATCGCCCGCGACCTCGTCGTGGCCACGCTGCGCGACTGGGGCATGGGCCGTTACGCCAGCGACGTGGAACTGGTGGTCTCCGAGCTCGTCACCAACGCGCTGCGACACGCCGACACCGGCGTCGACGGAATGCGGGAGAACGTGATCCAGCTCAGCGCGATGCGCCGGGGGGCGGAGCTGATCTGCGCGGTCCGGGACGGCAGCGACCGGATGCCGCAGCGCAGGGAACCGGACTTCATGGAGGAGACCGGACGGGGGCTCCACCTGATCTCCTGCTTCAGCCGCAACTGGGGAGTGGTGCGGACGGCCGTCGGAGGCAAGTTCGTCTGGGCGCTCTTCGGCTGA